A single region of the Ptychodera flava strain L36383 chromosome 9, AS_Pfla_20210202, whole genome shotgun sequence genome encodes:
- the LOC139140799 gene encoding pleckstrin homology domain-containing family F member 2-like, with amino-acid sequence MVDRLVNSEANARRVANVEACFGSSGQPLRVPGRVLVGEGVLTKLCRKKPKPRQFFLFNDILVYGNIVINKKKYNKQHIIPLETVRLKSLEDDGTLRNGWQMISATKSFAVYAATATEKSEWMAHINKCISDLLAKTDKKAVTDHSPVWVPDSDAPICMLCNKSKFSTLNRKHHCRKCGIVVCGPCSTKKYLLPLQSSKPMRVCDKCYELLSTGKATANNDSNYNPESLVDQDSSGEDDDDDDDDDDDDDNNENEDDSESPISSNNTTPTTEDQAEPKFYPGSQQESR; translated from the exons ATGGTGGACAGGCTAG TGAATAGTGAAGCCAATGCGAGGCGTGTTGCCAATGTGGAAGCCTGCTTTGGTAGTTCAGGCCAG CCCCTACGAGTACCAGGAAGAGTGTTGGTCGGTGAAGGAGTTCTTACAAAACTTTGCAGAAAGAAACCCAAGCCAAGGCAGTTCTTTCTCTTTAATGACATTCTTGTATATGGAAACATTGTAATAAACAAGAAGAAG taCAATAAGCAACATATTATTCCACTTGAAACCGTGAGATTGAAATCCTTGGAAGACGATGGAA CTCTGCGGAATGGCTGGCAGATGATCAGTGCTACCAAATCATTTGCCGTGTATGCAGCTACAGCAACAGAGAAATCGGAATGGATGGCTCATATCAACAAGTGTATATCAGACCTTCTAGCAAAAA CTGATAAAAAGGCAGTCACCGATCATTCTCCAGTCTGGGTTCCAGACTCTGATGCGCCCATTTGCATGCTGTGTAATAAATCCAAGTTTTCAACGCTAAATAGAAAG CATCACTGCAGGAAGTGTGGAATAGTTGTATGCGGACCATGTTCTACAAAGAAATATCTGCTACCATTGCAGTCCTCTAAACCAATGAGGGTTTGCGATAAGTGTTATGAACTTCTATCAACCGGCAAAGCAACTGCAAATAATGACAGTAACTATAACCCTG AGTCATTGGTTGATCAAGATTCCTCTggagaagatgatgatgatgatgacgatgatgatgacgacgatgacaaCAATGAAAATGAAGATGATTCGGAAAGCCCTATCAGTTCTAATAATACAACTCCCACAACTGAAGATCAAGCTGAG CCAAAATTTTATCCAGGAAGCCAGCAAGAATCAAGATGA
- the LOC139140800 gene encoding ribonuclease kappa-B-like: MAILIPGICGPKASVCCLITSVWGVVMLIVMGICLRFNALAFIEDLTLPPPENYNPETLHEVYVQASTNCFIAAGIYVLFLLLSVWQRREYNKAEFRMN; the protein is encoded by the exons ATGGCCATTCTTATACCAGGAATATGTGGACCAAAAGCGTCTGTCTGCTGCCTCATAACCAGTGTCTGGGGCGTCGTAATGCTT ATTGTGATGGGAATTTGTTTGCGATTCAATGCCCTGGCATTCATTGAAGATTTGACGCTACCACCACCAGAAAACTATAATCCTGAAACTCTTCATGAAGTTTACGTACAGGCATCAACTAACTGTTTCATAGCTGCTGGAATTTATGTGTTGTTCCTACTTTTGTCCGTCTGGCAAAGGAGGGAATATAACAAAGCCGAATTCAGGATGAATTAA